From the Polaribacter tangerinus genome, the window AAAAAATAGGCTAGTATTCAAAAACACCAAACTCACTTTTTATAGTTAATTTTTTCTTTGATGATGCCTCTACACGACCTACAATTTGTGCATTTACGTTGTAAGATTTAGCAATAGCTATCATATCATTTGCAACTTCTGGTGAAACATATAGCTCCATTCTGTGTCCGCAATTAAAAACCTGATACATTTCTTTCCAATCTGTATTAGATTGTTCTTGAATTAGCTTAAACAAAGGCGGCACCGAAAACATATTATCTTTTACAATATGTAAATTATCTACAAAATGTAAAATTTTAGTTTGCGCGCCTCCAGAGCAATGAATCATTCCATGAATATTTTCAGCATTGTATTTGGAGAGTATTTCTTTAACAATTGGTGCATAAGTTCTGGTTGGAGAAAGTACTAATTTACCTGCATCTAAAGGAGATTCTTCTACAGTATCAGTTAGTTTTACATTGCCTGCATATACCAAATTTGAAGGCACAGATGCATCGAAACTCTCTGGATATTTTGTAGCTAAGTAATTATGAAAAACATCGTGTCGAGCAGATGTTAGCCCATTAGAACCCATACCACCGTTATACTCGGTTTCGTAGGTAGCTTGTCCGAAAGATTCTAAACCAACAATTACATCACCAGCTTTTATGTTGGCATTATCAATAACATCTTCTCGCTTTATTCTGGCTGTGACAGTAGAGTCTACAATTATAGTTCTTACCAAATCTCCAACATCAGCAGTTTCTCCACCTGTAGAATGTATTGTTACACCAAACTTTTTTAAATCTTTTATAAGTTCTTCTGTTCCGTTAATAATTGCTGATAAAACTTCGCCTGGTATTTTACTTTTATTACGACCTATTGTAGAAGACAGCATAATATTATCTGTAGCACCCACACATAATAAATCATCAATATTCATTATTAAAGCATCTTGTGCAATACCTTTCCAAACAGAAATATCTCCAGTTTCTTTCCAATACATATAGGCCAATGAAGATTTTGTACCTGCGCCATCTGCATGCATTACCAAACAATAATTGGCATCATTGGTTAGATAGTCTGGTACAATTTTACAAAACGCTTTAGGAAATAATCCTTTATCTATATTTTTAATAGCATTGTGCACATCTTCTTTAGATGCAGAAACACCTCTTTGTGCGTATCTTTTGGAAACTTCTTGACTCATTTTGGCTGTGAATGATGGTTTTTTATTGCAAGCAAAGATATTTATAATAAAAAAAATACCATTGTAATTACCAATAATTATTTTATAAATTTAAAGTTAATTCTTTATATTTGGTTTTTTTCAAACTTTTAAATCCCTAAATATGAAAAGTAACATCTCTTTTTTAACACTCTTTTTGATTTCAATTTTTAGCTTAAATGCTCAAGTAACTGCAGAAAAATTTATCGATTTTATTCCTATTCCTCCTGTTCAATTAAAGTCGGATATTGTGTCTACATCTTCCGATAATAAAATAATAAAAATATCTACTACAGAAATGTCTTTAGATAAAAAAGCGGTTATTAATTTTATGCCAAACGAATCTATGCAAACTACTATTCAGCAATTAACAGATGATGGTAATGTGGCCTATTTTTACTCTGGTCGGTCTGTAAAAAAAGGAACCTATCGACTTACAGTAGATTACAACAAATATATAATTCAAAATACAGAAAATTTCTCTGAAGAGGGATGTTTAGGATATGCTAAAATAGGTGTTGGCCTAAGAATTGTTGCCAACATAAATGCTTTAAAAAACAATATAGATATTAGCAGTCTTGTAGCAATTGGTAATGCAGCAAAGAAAGGTATTATTTCTGGGACTGTCGGCTATGAAGTTATTGGTATAGAATCTAAAGAGATAACTGCAATACTACCCATAAATTCAGAAATTACTTCATCATTAAATCAGGTTTTTTTACAAGCTATTGGCGTAGTAAAAGGTAAGATTTATGATACTAAAACAAGGTTACACCCACAAATTATTGCCATTAAACATACCGGTTGCGATGTTACAAAATTTGTAAGAGCTTTCATGAAAAAATACGCTACTGAAAGCGCTATTAACTCAACTGAATTATTTGTGAAAAACTAATAACGAAAAGCCATACATTTAAATGTATGGCTTTTTTTTTAGAACTTATCTAGTAAATAAAAGCTCTCTGTATTTGGTTAAAGGCCATAAATTATCATCTACCATAGTTTCTAATTTATCACAATGATATCTTATTTGTTTTAAGAAAGGTTTCACCTTAGAATCATAGTCAGCAGCAGATTTTTCGATAACTTTTGTGTTTGCTATTTTACGTGCTTCTGTCATTTGAGATACAAGTGCATTAATTTCTGTTATATGCTTAGAAATAGTCATAATTAACTCTATTTGTTCTTTGGCTATATTTTTATACTCTTCTCCAAAAATTTCTTTTAAATTTTTAGTATTTTCTAGAAGTGTATTTTGATAAATAATAGCTGTTGGCACTACATGATTTCTTGCAATATCGGCTAAAACCCTACTTTCAATTTGTATTTTTTTGGTATATGCCTCTAATTCAATTTCGTAGCGAGCGTTAATTTCTACCTCACTCATTACTTCCATTTCTTCAAAAAGAGAAACTACAGATTTGGCAACTTTTATCTTTAAAGCCGCTGGAGTTGTTTTATTATTTGAAAGACCGCGCTTTTTAGCCTCCTTTTCCCATGCAATTCCATACCCATCTCCTTCGAATCGAATTTTTTTTGAGGCTTTGATATATTCTCTTAAAACATTAAAAATGGCTTCATCTTTCTTAAGGTTTTTAATATCAATAAGCTTATCAACCTCAATTTTAAACTCTTTTAATTGTTTGGCAACTATAGTATTTAAAACAGTCATAGGAGTTGCACAATTAGACCAAGAACCTACGGCTCTGAACTCGAATTTATTTCCTGTAAAAGCAAAAGGAGATGTTCTATTTCTATCGGTATTATCCAATAATATTTCTGGTATTTTACCAATAATATTTAGCTTTAAATCTGTTTTTTCTTGTGGCGATAATTTCCCCTTAGTAACATTCTCTAATTCATCTAAAACTGCAGAAAGTTGGCTACCAATAAAAACAGACATAATTGCAGGCGGTGCTTCATTAGCTCCTAACCTATGATCGTTACTAGCAGAAGCTATTGCAGCTCTTAATAACTCTTCATTTTCAAATACTGCTTTAATAGTATTTACAAAAAAAGTTAAAAATTGTAAGTTCTTCATAGGGGTTTTTCCAGGACTTAATAAATTGGTGCCCGAAGCAGTTTCTAAAGACCAGTTGTTATGTTTTCCAGAACCATTAATTCCCTCAAAAGGCTTTTCATGAAAGAGTACTTTAAATTTATGCCTTTTAGATACTTTTTCCATTACATCCATTAATAAAGAGTTGTGGTCTACTGCCAAATTTGCCTCTTCAAAAATAGGTGCTAACTCAAATTGATTTGGTGCCACTTCGTTATGCCTTGTTTTTACAGGAATCCCAAGCAACATACATTCTTGCTCTAAATCTTGCATAAAACTCATAGCTCTTTTAGGTATGGTTCCAAAATAATGATCGTCTAACTGTTGTCCTTTTGCTGGAGAATGCCCAAGCAAGGTTCTACCCGTCATTAATATATCTGGTCTAGAAATTGCCAAAGCCTCATCAATCAAGAAATATTCTTGTTCCCAGCCAAGTGTTGCACTTACTTTACTGGCATTTTTATCAAAATATTTACAAACAGCCGTTGCATGCGTATCTACAGCTTGTAATGCTCTTAACAAAGGTGTTTTATTGTCTAAAGCTTCTCCTGTGTAAGACACAAAAATTGTTGGAATACAGAGTGTTGTTTCATATACAAAAGCTGGCGATGTTGGATCCCAAGCTGTATAACCTCTAGCTTCAAAAGTATTTCTAATACCTCCGTTTGGAAAACTAGAAGCATCTGGCTCTTGCTGCACAAGTTGCTCTCCGTCAAATTTTTCTACCGCAATACCACCGTTAATCGATTCAAAAAACGCATCATGCTTTTCGGCTGTAGCACCAGTTAGTGGTTGAAACCAATGCGTATAATGAGTTGCCCCCTTAGACATGGCCCAATCTTTCATACTAACCGCTACTTGATCTGCTATTTTTCTATCAATCTTTTTACCATGCAAAATGGCGTCCATTACACTTTCATATGCAGCACTTGTTAAATACTGCTGCATGGCATTTCTGTTAAATACATTTTTTCCAAATATGGTAGACCTTTTTTCTGTCTCTTTAATATTGATAGATTTTCTATGAAGCGCTTCATTTAAAGCATTAAAACGAATCTTTGACATATTACTAAATTTTAATAGATATAATTTTAATTTTACAAATATACCCTTTAAAATTTAGGGATTAAATTATTTTTATAACATTTTTAATTTTTTTACCCCTATTTTTTGGGTAGGTCATTAAAAAATTACATTTTTGCATTGTTATTATCATAAACACAATTATCTATTATGGCAAAAATTAAATTAGAATACATTTGGTTAGACGGTTACTACCCTACTCAAAACATGAGAAGTAAAACTAAAGTAGAGGAACATGAAAATTTTCAGGGTACTTTAGAAGAGATTGGCAATTGGTCTTTTGATGGTTCTTCGACTAGACAAGCATCTGGAGGAGCTTCGGATTGCTTATTAAAACCAGTAGCAATTTACCCAGATCCTGCAAGGAGAAATGGATATTTGGTAATGACGGAGGTATTAAATGCAGATGGAACACCTCATGTATCTAATGGTAGAGCTACTATAGAAGACGAAGATGATGATTTTTGGTTCGGTTTTGAGCAAGAATACTTTATTATGGACACAAAAACTCAACTTCCGCTAGGATTTCCTATTGGTGGTTATCCTGCTCCGCAAGGTATGTATTATTGTTCTGTAGGTGGTAAAAATACACACGGTAGACTTTTAGTTGAAGAACATGCAGATTTATGTATAGATGCAGGATTAAACTTTGAAGGTATTAACCAAGAAGTAGCTTCTGGTCAATGGGAGTTCCAATTGTTTGCCAAAGGTGCAAAAAAAGCTGGTGATGAAATTTGGATTGCAAGATACCTTCTAGATAGATTAACAGAAAGACATGGCTACTATATAGAGTATCACCCAAAACCATTAGGAAAAGATATGGACTGGAATGGTTCTGGTATGCATGCAAACTTTTCTAACAGTGTTTTAAGAAATTGTGGTTCTAAAGAAACCTATGAAAAAATATGTGAAGCTTTTAGACCTGTAGTTAAAGAGCATATAGAAGTTTATGGAGAATTTAATGACCAACGTTTAACTGGTGATCATGAAACTGCCTCTATTCACGATTTTTCATACGGAGTTTCAGACAGAGGTGCTTCTATTAGAATACCAATTATTACTGTAGAAAAAGGATGGAAAGGATGGCTAGAAGACAGAAGACCTGCTTCAAACGGAGATCCTTACAAAATTGCTGGTAGAATTATTAAAACTGTAAAGTCGGCTAATATCAACTAGAATTTTAATATTAATATATAATCCCGAAACAATGTTTCGGGATTTTTTTTTGCTTCAAATACAACAGAATCTATATAGTTATAAAAACAAAAGTTACGTATAAAGTTAAGAGCAAGATTCCTGATTTCCAATTCAGTCGCATTTTTTTAGGCATAAAAACCAACGGTAATAGTAAAAATGAAACTCCTAACATCCAAAAAATATCATTTGTTAGCAACTCCATATCTTTAACTGCAACAGGGGTTATTATAGAAGTTATTCCTAAAACAGCTAAAATATTAAATACATTAGAACCTATTAAATTACCAAGTGATATTGCTTTCTCTTTCTTTAAAACTGCAATTATAGAAGCAGCCAATTCAGGTATACTTGTACCAATAGATACTACAGTTACTCCAATAACACGTTCGCTTACACCAAACTCTAACGCTAAAGAAGTTGCCCCTTTTATTAACAACTCAGAACCACCCCACAAACCTAGCCCACCTAAAATAAGAAAAAGAGCTACTTTATATATTGGTAATATAGCGTCTTCTTCTGGCAACTCATCTATAACTGGTGCCTTTTGAAAACGTAAAAGGAAAATTAAAAAAACAATTAAAAAAGAAACCATTATAATGCCTTCGTATCTATTAATAACTGTATCACCTTGCATAAAAACAAATAACAATACAGACGCCAACATCATTACAGGCCAATCTATTTTATAAAAACTTTCTTGAATTTGCATTGACCCAAAAAGCAATGTAATACCCAATACCAAACCAAGGTTAGCAATATTAGAGCCAATTACATTGCCCAATGCTAAATCTGATGCGCCACTTAACGCTGCATTTATACTTACAATTAACTCAGGTGCTGAGGTTGCAAAAGACACCACAGTCATTCCAATAACTATTTTTGGAATATGCAACTTTAAAGACAACGCAACTGCCGACTTTAAAAGCCAATTACCTCCTAAAACCAATAAAGCTAACCCTCCGATTATAAATAAAAAATTCATGTATCTTATTTTTTTACGAAGATACATTTTTATAAGATTTTGCAGATATATTCCTTTATAAAAGGTCGTTTAATTTAGTAAAAACTAAAAACAACTCATCTGGTTAATTTTTAGTAAATTTGAAATAGAAACAAAAAAATGAAACAAACTTTTTTTATATTCTTAGCAAGAGTAAATAAGGTGATTTTGCCTTCTTTTACAAAAAAAGGTATAGATATTAGTAAAGCCTCTAAGTTTCAGCTTGCCATTATTGGCTGGAGAGCTTTTGTAACCCTTAACTCACTTAAATAATTTTTATGGAAAATAAACATTTTACCATTTTTTCTGGTTCATCTATCATTGTAAAAGGTTTGCAAATTCGTCTTGAAGAAAGTAACATTACTAGCATTATAAAAGACAGAGTAGAATCGGCTCGACTTGGCGGTTTTGGTGAGCACAGAACAGCTGTAGAATTATTAATTTTAGAGAGCGATCGAGAAAAAGCAGCAGCAATAACTAAAGAGTATGAAAAAGAAATTAATTCTTAAAAAGTTGATTATAGATTTCTTAGATTAAAAAAATACTTTATATTTGCACCCTCAAAATGGCCATGTGGCGCAACTGAATAGCGCACTTGATTACGGCTCAAGAGGTTCTAGGTTTGAATCCTAGCATGGTCACTACAAAAATCTTTAGTTTCTTTATTTTTTAAGAAATTGAAGATTTTTTTTTATTTACATAAAAACTTGCTTCACAAAAATGCTCTACACTATATTTAAAGTTGATAAAATACCGGAAGAAGATGAGCATCACTCTACACCTTAAACAACATCGAAATCACCTTTAATTATACCTTTGGTACTAATATCAAATTCGTTATCTCCCCAACAGATTCTAGCTGTTTCATCAAGATAAAACTGTGTAAAAAAAACTAAATTTTGTGTTTTTTAATTAATGGATGTAGACTAGAAGTAATAAATTTCTCCAAATCCATTTCTTTATATGTGTTATTACTAAAATAAATTAGTAACTGATATTTTTTAAAGCAATTTGCAGAAATTATTTTCGTAAAAAGTTAATAAAAAGCAACCAAACCGATTGTTGCTTTCATATAACAATCGGTTTGATGGTATGATTTAGGAGCTACTTTTTTAACTCTAACTTTTCAGCAAAATAGTCACAAAAATCTCTCATAGTGGCGCTCATTTTAAGATCATCGGTAGCGCGCTCGAAACTATCTGCCATAGAAACCAATGTTTGATGATAAAACTGTTTCATTTCATCAACTGGCATATCTTTAGTCCATAAATCCATTCGCAAAGTATCTTTCTTTTTATAATCCCAAACAGATAGCATTATTGCCTTGGATGCCTCATTGTCGATACCGCCATCTTGAGCAGACCAAGAAATTTCTTCAGGAACTTTATTTTCATCTAAACCAACATTAAATTCAATTTTTGAGGTATGTTTTATTGCCATTATTTTTTAGGTTTGTATTTCGATTTATTTAATAATTCGATGCTATTTATTTTTAATAACTCTTGCAAAGATACAGTATTATGACTCATATACGAACGTACAATTTGCCAACCAATCCAAACCCCAATTCTTCCAGGTGAAAGAGTATCATGCTCTAAATAGAATTTAGAAAAAGGAGCTACTTCTATAAAACGTTTGTACAATTTTGTATCTGTACTAAAAAGCAATTCTCTATCTACAAAATAACGCCAAATATCTTCTTCATTAAATTGAGCCCAAGCTAATTTTTGTTGCTCATAACCCATTTTTTCTTTGTCAGAAATAGTTGGCAAATACCTATCTAATAAATACATTTTTTTTCCTTCATAAATTATTTTACCTAGAAAGCTTCTATCGATAGAAGGCGGCATTTGCTTATCTATAATAGCGTTTGCTACTGCAACTATTAGGTGTTCTTTTGAATTATTTTCTTTTATATATTTTGGGTAATCAGCATAAAAAGGATGTTCTTTTCCTAGAAAAACATCTAATGATATTAGCAACAAACTATCGGCATAAATTACACGACTATCGTAGTCTATGTTAGTAAGTAACGTAACTACATCTGGTGAATTAAAATTACTATTATAATATTTAACGTGCTTAAAAAGCTTGGTCAACTGTTTTTTTGATTCAGAAAAATCTTTAAATACTTTTTGAGTTTCGTTAAATAATTCTTGCTCATCTTTATCATTTATTTTTAATAACGATATACTATCTGTCATTGAAACAGGAAACAAATATTGATATTTCTGCTTTAAAGCCGGAAATTTATTTTTAGATGATGTGTAAAAGTCAATATCGAATCTTTTTATATCAAAATTTACAGATACTTCAGAAACATCTACCAAATGTTTGTTTGAATTATTACATCCAAAAAAACTAAATAAAACCATTAAAATCAATAGAAAAAATCTCATAAACTTTGTATCTTGCTTGTAGAATATTTAAGCGTTAAAAATACTAAAATAGTTTGTAAAATGAATGCAGAAAAAGTAACAACTTATATAGTTAACTGGTTAAAAACATATGCAGAAAATGCAGGCGTTAAAGGTTTTGTTATTGGAATTTCTGGTGGTATTGACTCTGCTGTAACCTCTACTTTATGTGCCCAAACTGGCTTTCCTACTTTGTGTGTAGAAATGCCAATTCATCAAGCAGAAAGTCAGGTATCACGTGCAGAAGAACATATTAAACAGTTAAAAAATCGGTTTGCTAATGTTAGCGAAATTCGCACAAATCTTACTAGTACTTTTGAAAATTTTAAAACGGTAGTACCAAGTTCAGAAAATTCTGATACATTAAATTTAACGTTGGCAAATACAAGAGCCAGATTACGGATGACTACCTTGTACTATTTTGCAGGTTTGCACGGATATTTAGTTGCTGGAACAGGGAATAAAATTGAAGATTTTGGCGTTGGATTCTACACTAAATATGGAGATGGCGGTGTTGATTTGAGTCCGATTGCAGATTTATTAAAATCTGAAGTATATGAACTGGCAAGTTTTTTAAAAGTACCTATATCTATACAAAAAGCAGCACCAACAGATGGTTTATTTGGAGATAGCAGAACCGATGAAGACCAAATAGGTGCTTCATATGATGAATTAGAATGGGCCATGAAAGTTCATGATGCTGGTAAAAATGCTGATAACTTTACCGATAGAAAAAAAGAAGTATTTAAAATTTATGACCGATTACATAAAATAAATCAGCATAAAATGAACCCAATACCAGTATGTAAAATACCCGAAAACTTAAAATAATATCAACAAAAAAGCCGTAAAACTTTATGTTTTACGGCTTTTTTCTTCTTTTTCTTCTCTACTTTAAAGCAGATTTGCAGCAATCATCATTTTTTTTATTCTTAAATAAGCTCTTTTTTTAGAACCTTTAGATATTTCAAATGGGAGAAAAATAAACAATTGTACAATTTTTAGTATTTGTAACGTTCTTTTCATTTTTGTGGTATTTTCTTTTAGCACTCGCAATATACAAAAAAAGAATTTTTGGTTACTAAAATTGGTTTGGGGAAAATCCCCCCTTTTTAAATAACCTTATTATACAACTCTATTTAATTTACCAAAAAGCCTGATTCTTAAACCCGTATAGTTTTTGATAGCATCCAAATCTACTGTATTATTTTCTGCTGCTTCTGCTACTAACGCCTCTATTTTTTTTGCTATTAAAACTCTGCGTAAATTAAAAATAGCATCTGTAACTAATTTTGGCAATACCTCTAAAGAGGATTTTACTTCTATATTTTTACTCTGCCAATTGCTTAATTGATGCTTTTCTTCATCCATAATAATAGAAGTAACAGTTGCAGATATTTCTGAATTAGAATGATTAACTAAAGCGTCTACTTCTAGTTGCTCAGACTGATTTAATTGATGTATAATTTCGGTATATATTTCTTGAAAAACAGGATTTGTAAATTCAATTTCATCTTCTTGTAAATGCACATATATTTCAGCAGAAACATTGTTACTATATTTTCTTTGTGAAATAGTAATTTTACCATCTTCGTCCTCACTTTCTACCTCTTCTATAAAATCTGCATCTTCATTACCAAAAACCAATAAAATTCTTATAATTTCTTTTTCTAAAATCGATAGCTGATCTACTTTTCCTGCA encodes:
- a CDS encoding SsrA-binding protein, translated to MKQTFFIFLARVNKVILPSFTKKGIDISKASKFQLAIIGWRAFVTLNSLK
- a CDS encoding glutamine synthetase beta-grasp domain-containing protein; protein product: MAKIKLEYIWLDGYYPTQNMRSKTKVEEHENFQGTLEEIGNWSFDGSSTRQASGGASDCLLKPVAIYPDPARRNGYLVMTEVLNADGTPHVSNGRATIEDEDDDFWFGFEQEYFIMDTKTQLPLGFPIGGYPAPQGMYYCSVGGKNTHGRLLVEEHADLCIDAGLNFEGINQEVASGQWEFQLFAKGAKKAGDEIWIARYLLDRLTERHGYYIEYHPKPLGKDMDWNGSGMHANFSNSVLRNCGSKETYEKICEAFRPVVKEHIEVYGEFNDQRLTGDHETASIHDFSYGVSDRGASIRIPIITVEKGWKGWLEDRRPASNGDPYKIAGRIIKTVKSANIN
- the gldC gene encoding gliding motility protein GldC codes for the protein MAIKHTSKIEFNVGLDENKVPEEISWSAQDGGIDNEASKAIMLSVWDYKKKDTLRMDLWTKDMPVDEMKQFYHQTLVSMADSFERATDDLKMSATMRDFCDYFAEKLELKK
- a CDS encoding putative signal transducing protein, whose amino-acid sequence is MENKHFTIFSGSSIIVKGLQIRLEESNITSIIKDRVESARLGGFGEHRTAVELLILESDREKAAAITKEYEKEINS
- a CDS encoding glutamine synthetase III, yielding MSKIRFNALNEALHRKSINIKETEKRSTIFGKNVFNRNAMQQYLTSAAYESVMDAILHGKKIDRKIADQVAVSMKDWAMSKGATHYTHWFQPLTGATAEKHDAFFESINGGIAVEKFDGEQLVQQEPDASSFPNGGIRNTFEARGYTAWDPTSPAFVYETTLCIPTIFVSYTGEALDNKTPLLRALQAVDTHATAVCKYFDKNASKVSATLGWEQEYFLIDEALAISRPDILMTGRTLLGHSPAKGQQLDDHYFGTIPKRAMSFMQDLEQECMLLGIPVKTRHNEVAPNQFELAPIFEEANLAVDHNSLLMDVMEKVSKRHKFKVLFHEKPFEGINGSGKHNNWSLETASGTNLLSPGKTPMKNLQFLTFFVNTIKAVFENEELLRAAIASASNDHRLGANEAPPAIMSVFIGSQLSAVLDELENVTKGKLSPQEKTDLKLNIIGKIPEILLDNTDRNRTSPFAFTGNKFEFRAVGSWSNCATPMTVLNTIVAKQLKEFKIEVDKLIDIKNLKKDEAIFNVLREYIKASKKIRFEGDGYGIAWEKEAKKRGLSNNKTTPAALKIKVAKSVVSLFEEMEVMSEVEINARYEIELEAYTKKIQIESRVLADIARNHVVPTAIIYQNTLLENTKNLKEIFGEEYKNIAKEQIELIMTISKHITEINALVSQMTEARKIANTKVIEKSAADYDSKVKPFLKQIRYHCDKLETMVDDNLWPLTKYRELLFTR
- a CDS encoding calcium/sodium antiporter, yielding MNFLFIIGGLALLVLGGNWLLKSAVALSLKLHIPKIVIGMTVVSFATSAPELIVSINAALSGASDLALGNVIGSNIANLGLVLGITLLFGSMQIQESFYKIDWPVMMLASVLLFVFMQGDTVINRYEGIIMVSFLIVFLIFLLRFQKAPVIDELPEEDAILPIYKVALFLILGGLGLWGGSELLIKGATSLALEFGVSERVIGVTVVSIGTSIPELAASIIAVLKKEKAISLGNLIGSNVFNILAVLGITSIITPVAVKDMELLTNDIFWMLGVSFLLLPLVFMPKKMRLNWKSGILLLTLYVTFVFITI
- the nadE gene encoding NAD(+) synthase yields the protein MNAEKVTTYIVNWLKTYAENAGVKGFVIGISGGIDSAVTSTLCAQTGFPTLCVEMPIHQAESQVSRAEEHIKQLKNRFANVSEIRTNLTSTFENFKTVVPSSENSDTLNLTLANTRARLRMTTLYYFAGLHGYLVAGTGNKIEDFGVGFYTKYGDGGVDLSPIADLLKSEVYELASFLKVPISIQKAAPTDGLFGDSRTDEDQIGASYDELEWAMKVHDAGKNADNFTDRKKEVFKIYDRLHKINQHKMNPIPVCKIPENLK
- the gldB gene encoding gliding motility lipoprotein GldB gives rise to the protein MRFFLLILMVLFSFFGCNNSNKHLVDVSEVSVNFDIKRFDIDFYTSSKNKFPALKQKYQYLFPVSMTDSISLLKINDKDEQELFNETQKVFKDFSESKKQLTKLFKHVKYYNSNFNSPDVVTLLTNIDYDSRVIYADSLLLISLDVFLGKEHPFYADYPKYIKENNSKEHLIVAVANAIIDKQMPPSIDRSFLGKIIYEGKKMYLLDRYLPTISDKEKMGYEQQKLAWAQFNEEDIWRYFVDRELLFSTDTKLYKRFIEVAPFSKFYLEHDTLSPGRIGVWIGWQIVRSYMSHNTVSLQELLKINSIELLNKSKYKPKK
- a CDS encoding AIR synthase related protein, which produces MSQEVSKRYAQRGVSASKEDVHNAIKNIDKGLFPKAFCKIVPDYLTNDANYCLVMHADGAGTKSSLAYMYWKETGDISVWKGIAQDALIMNIDDLLCVGATDNIMLSSTIGRNKSKIPGEVLSAIINGTEELIKDLKKFGVTIHSTGGETADVGDLVRTIIVDSTVTARIKREDVIDNANIKAGDVIVGLESFGQATYETEYNGGMGSNGLTSARHDVFHNYLATKYPESFDASVPSNLVYAGNVKLTDTVEESPLDAGKLVLSPTRTYAPIVKEILSKYNAENIHGMIHCSGGAQTKILHFVDNLHIVKDNMFSVPPLFKLIQEQSNTDWKEMYQVFNCGHRMELYVSPEVANDMIAIAKSYNVNAQIVGRVEASSKKKLTIKSEFGVFEY